In Frondihabitans sp. PAMC 28766, a genomic segment contains:
- a CDS encoding zinc-binding dehydrogenase, producing MSTTTLEVVLPGLVAPDGLILQPGSLDAPTAGRIVVRVEATGVSSAEKAMRRGRYYGQPKFPFVPGYDLVGRVEAVGDGVDRAFTGRRVAALTQHGAWATHVDIAAQDAIVVAEDVRPAEIETLIVSGVTAWQMLHRAAKRPLGAGSTIVVHGANSSVGGILAQLARRDGVRVIGTASPRHHAQLRDNDVEPLDYNDPDLGAAVRRLAPGGVDAVFDNVGGAVMHTSWRMLAPRGSLVCYAIMSTTTGDGSMGAAFVRALAWNVLRSALPNGRRATFYNIWSLSKARPAVFRRRLAQDLTALVDLVRRGDLVPDIAAELPLADVVEALTLAESRTTSGKVILLP from the coding sequence ATGAGCACCACCACCCTCGAAGTCGTCCTCCCCGGGCTCGTCGCCCCCGACGGCCTGATCCTGCAGCCCGGCTCGCTCGACGCACCCACGGCGGGCCGCATCGTCGTGCGCGTCGAGGCCACCGGCGTCTCGTCGGCCGAGAAGGCGATGCGCCGAGGTCGCTACTACGGACAGCCGAAGTTCCCGTTCGTGCCGGGCTACGACCTCGTCGGCCGCGTCGAGGCCGTGGGCGACGGCGTCGACCGCGCCTTCACCGGCCGTCGCGTCGCAGCTCTCACCCAGCACGGCGCCTGGGCCACCCACGTCGACATCGCGGCGCAGGACGCCATCGTGGTCGCCGAAGACGTGCGCCCGGCCGAGATCGAGACCCTCATCGTCAGCGGAGTCACCGCCTGGCAGATGCTGCACCGCGCGGCGAAGCGCCCCCTCGGCGCCGGCTCCACGATCGTGGTGCACGGGGCGAACAGCAGCGTCGGCGGCATCCTGGCCCAGCTCGCTCGGCGCGACGGCGTGCGCGTCATCGGCACGGCCTCACCTCGCCACCACGCGCAGCTGCGCGACAACGACGTCGAACCGCTCGACTACAACGACCCCGACCTGGGCGCAGCCGTGCGCCGGCTCGCCCCGGGCGGCGTCGACGCCGTGTTCGACAACGTCGGCGGTGCCGTGATGCACACGTCGTGGCGGATGCTCGCCCCCCGCGGCAGCCTCGTCTGCTACGCCATCATGTCGACGACGACGGGCGACGGCAGCATGGGCGCGGCCTTCGTCCGAGCCCTGGCGTGGAACGTGCTGCGGAGCGCCCTGCCGAACGGCCGCCGTGCCACGTTCTACAACATCTGGAGCCTCTCGAAGGCGCGGCCCGCGGTCTTCCGCCGCCGCCTGGCGCAGGATCTGACGGCCCTCGTCGACCTCGTCCGTCGCGGCGACCTGGTGCCCGACATCGCCGCCGAGCTGCCGCTGGCCGACGTGGTGGAGGCCCTCACCCTCGCCGAGTCGCGAACGACGTCCGGCAAGGTGATCCTGCTGCCGTAG
- a CDS encoding ATP-binding cassette domain-containing protein, producing MSHPVSLTSVLSVERVSKTVGTVEILRPTSFEVRGGSATALVGPNGSGKTTLLRMVLGRDDPTTGTVWLSDEARASEPGIASLTDAAPLYRDLTVRGIFNSSRRAGVARREPAISCR from the coding sequence ATGTCACATCCGGTTTCGCTGACTTCGGTGCTCTCTGTCGAACGAGTGTCGAAGACAGTCGGCACCGTCGAGATCCTGCGTCCGACGTCGTTCGAGGTGCGGGGCGGCAGCGCGACGGCACTGGTCGGGCCGAACGGGTCGGGCAAGACGACGCTGCTGCGGATGGTGCTGGGCCGAGACGACCCGACGACCGGGACTGTCTGGCTGAGCGACGAGGCACGGGCATCCGAGCCGGGAATCGCCTCGTTGACCGATGCCGCACCGCTCTACCGAGACCTCACCGTCCGTGGCATCTTCAACTCGTCCAGGCGAGCTGGGGTGGCGAGGCGAGAGCCGGCGATTTCCTGCCGGTAG
- a CDS encoding DUF429 domain-containing protein, whose protein sequence is MRFVGVDLAWGEGTAAKPANETGLCVIDEHGTVQGAGWARGIEAVADWILTAVGESRAIVAVDAPLVVPNATGMREGEKQVGRAYGRWKVSANATNQALKWLGGVTLRDRLEEAGAVVVSGRHDPAAQRPRVSLVECYPYTTLVGMNELGYDDERPRYKRLPRGVPPVEARAARAIATDDLIARLARLDTADPPLRLASHPVTAELLTSPTPLAGPAHKHREDLIDAALCAWTAAILHRHGEARVQLLGLDSPIDAQDATGRPAVIVAPARPSQRLPRPGPAG, encoded by the coding sequence GTGCGATTCGTCGGCGTCGACCTCGCCTGGGGCGAGGGCACGGCGGCGAAGCCGGCCAACGAGACCGGGCTCTGCGTCATCGATGAGCACGGCACCGTGCAGGGCGCCGGCTGGGCTCGCGGCATCGAGGCCGTCGCCGACTGGATCCTGACGGCCGTCGGCGAGAGCCGCGCGATCGTGGCCGTCGACGCGCCGCTGGTCGTGCCCAACGCCACCGGCATGCGCGAGGGCGAGAAGCAGGTCGGCCGGGCCTACGGCCGCTGGAAGGTGTCGGCGAACGCGACGAACCAGGCGCTGAAATGGCTCGGCGGGGTGACGCTGCGCGACCGCCTCGAAGAGGCGGGTGCCGTCGTCGTCTCAGGGCGTCACGATCCTGCAGCCCAACGGCCTCGGGTCTCGCTGGTCGAGTGCTACCCCTACACGACGCTCGTCGGCATGAACGAGCTCGGCTACGACGACGAGCGCCCCCGCTACAAGCGCCTGCCCCGAGGAGTACCCCCGGTCGAGGCTCGAGCCGCTCGGGCCATCGCCACCGACGACCTGATCGCCCGCCTTGCGCGGCTCGACACCGCCGACCCGCCGCTGCGGCTCGCCTCGCACCCCGTGACGGCCGAGCTGCTCACGTCGCCGACCCCGCTGGCGGGCCCGGCGCACAAGCACCGCGAAGACCTGATCGACGCGGCCCTGTGCGCGTGGACGGCGGCGATCCTGCACCGCCACGGCGAGGCCCGCGTGCAGCTGCTCGGCCTCGATTCACCGATCGACGCGCAGGATGCCACCGGTCGCCCGGCCGTGATCGTCGCGCCCGCGCGCCCGTCGCAGCGCCTGCCGCGGCCCGGCCCCGCCGGCTAG
- a CDS encoding nitrilase-related carbon-nitrogen hydrolase codes for MATVATAQLAPSVTDQASNQPRAVAALEEALGNGADIVVLPELVTSGYVFESKAEARAAAIRPDDEILQQWSRLAATRPDAVVVGGFAEQGADGDVYNSAAIVDGTGVRAVYRKVHLWDQEKLYFTPGSTAPPVVQTAHGALSTMVCFDVEFPEWTRLVALAGAEILAVPTNWPFAPRPSGERVAEVQTAMTAARVNRMAIACADRSGVERGVAWNEGSSIISADGWVLAEVGAGEGFAYAEVDAAASRSKGLGGLADAFADRRPDLYGGVAGP; via the coding sequence ATGGCCACGGTCGCGACCGCCCAGCTCGCCCCCTCCGTCACCGACCAGGCGAGCAACCAGCCGCGCGCCGTCGCCGCCCTCGAGGAGGCCCTCGGCAACGGGGCCGACATCGTGGTGCTGCCCGAGCTGGTCACCTCCGGCTACGTGTTCGAGTCGAAGGCCGAAGCGAGAGCCGCGGCGATCCGCCCCGACGACGAGATCCTGCAGCAGTGGTCTCGCCTTGCCGCCACCCGGCCCGACGCGGTCGTCGTGGGCGGCTTCGCCGAGCAGGGCGCCGACGGCGACGTCTACAACAGCGCGGCCATCGTCGACGGCACCGGAGTGCGGGCCGTGTACCGCAAGGTGCACCTGTGGGATCAAGAGAAGCTGTACTTCACTCCAGGATCAACGGCGCCCCCGGTGGTGCAGACGGCCCACGGCGCGCTCTCGACCATGGTCTGCTTCGACGTCGAGTTCCCGGAGTGGACCCGCCTGGTCGCCCTCGCCGGCGCCGAGATCCTGGCCGTGCCGACGAACTGGCCCTTCGCCCCGCGCCCTTCCGGCGAGCGTGTCGCCGAGGTACAGACAGCCATGACCGCGGCCCGCGTCAATCGGATGGCGATCGCCTGCGCCGATCGCTCGGGTGTCGAGCGGGGCGTGGCGTGGAACGAGGGCTCGAGCATCATCTCGGCCGACGGGTGGGTGCTGGCCGAGGTCGGGGCGGGCGAGGGGTTCGCCTACGCCGAGGTCGACGCCGCCGCCTCGCGCTCGAAGGGGCTCGGCGGCCTCGCCGACGCCTTCGCCGACCGTCGGCCCGATCTCTACGGCGGCGTCGCCGGCCCCTAA
- a CDS encoding glycosyltransferase, with the protein MNVVVRNQAVALGVLGHTVDVFTRRSSLSQPDATELGENVTLHFLDAGPPEPLAKGEHEKYMDEFGLALDAFGPFDIVHSHHWFSGVAALPFARRRGIPHLQSFHSIAADPASPLSEGERPESPGRLAGEARLAKESDGVIAISAAEADTVVKRLGARVDDVSVVSPGVDSVLFHPGTRAETSYVVVAGRLDPLKGFDLAIAAIALVPPELRPELVVAGEESVDYLHYPAELRALAEAKGVASCVRFVGPQSRVDLAKLLREAALVLIPSHSETYGLVALEAAASGTPVVAAAAGGLREAVVDGVTGIVLASREPGVWADALSRILESPALSSSLSTTARVRATGLSWPHSADGLVAVYRGARVAG; encoded by the coding sequence ATGAACGTCGTCGTGCGCAACCAGGCGGTCGCCCTCGGGGTGCTCGGGCACACCGTCGACGTGTTCACGCGCCGCTCGTCGCTGTCGCAGCCCGACGCCACCGAACTCGGCGAGAACGTCACGCTGCACTTCCTCGACGCGGGCCCGCCCGAGCCGCTCGCCAAGGGCGAGCACGAGAAGTACATGGACGAGTTCGGCCTCGCTCTCGACGCGTTCGGGCCGTTCGACATCGTGCACTCGCACCACTGGTTCTCGGGGGTCGCGGCGCTGCCGTTCGCGCGCCGGCGCGGCATCCCGCACCTGCAGAGCTTCCACAGCATCGCCGCCGACCCGGCATCGCCCCTCTCAGAGGGCGAGCGCCCCGAGTCTCCCGGCCGCCTCGCCGGCGAGGCCCGGCTGGCCAAGGAGTCCGACGGCGTCATCGCCATCAGCGCCGCGGAGGCCGACACCGTCGTGAAGCGACTCGGCGCCCGCGTCGACGACGTCAGCGTCGTGTCCCCCGGCGTCGACTCCGTGCTCTTCCACCCCGGCACCCGTGCGGAGACGTCGTACGTCGTCGTCGCGGGCCGGCTCGACCCACTCAAGGGCTTCGATCTGGCGATCGCCGCGATCGCCCTGGTCCCGCCCGAGCTGCGCCCCGAGCTCGTGGTCGCGGGTGAAGAATCGGTCGACTACCTGCACTATCCGGCCGAGCTCCGGGCGTTGGCCGAGGCGAAGGGCGTGGCATCCTGCGTCCGCTTCGTGGGCCCGCAGTCGCGGGTCGATCTCGCCAAGCTGCTGCGCGAGGCGGCTCTCGTGCTGATCCCGTCGCACTCCGAGACCTACGGGCTCGTGGCGCTCGAGGCCGCCGCGTCGGGCACCCCTGTCGTGGCCGCCGCTGCGGGAGGCCTGCGCGAGGCCGTCGTCGACGGCGTCACTGGCATCGTGCTGGCGTCGCGCGAACCCGGCGTGTGGGCAGACGCGCTCAGCAGGATCCTGGAGTCGCCGGCCCTGTCGTCGTCGCTCTCGACCACCGCGCGCGTCCGTGCCACGGGGCTGAGCTGGCCGCACTCGGCCGACGGTCTCGTGGCGGTGTATCGCGGGGCTCGGGTGGCAGGCTGA
- a CDS encoding dihydrofolate reductase family protein translates to MSKVVAVEYVTLDGVFEEPVVGPYFGPELAKFQADNLEEADALLLGRVTYEGFSQAWPQMEAETGEFGVKMNTMPKHVATATLDTLEWNATTLEGDVVTAVTALKADESTGTLLINGSGELFNTLSEAGLIDEYRFMVFPVVVGAGKKLWARRGERALTLRSSVTTETGTVVSTYMPAATPTQAAGPAA, encoded by the coding sequence ATGAGCAAAGTCGTCGCGGTCGAATACGTCACCCTCGACGGGGTCTTCGAAGAGCCCGTGGTCGGGCCGTACTTCGGGCCCGAGCTGGCGAAGTTCCAGGCGGACAACCTCGAGGAGGCCGACGCCCTGCTGCTCGGCCGCGTCACGTACGAGGGGTTCTCGCAGGCGTGGCCGCAGATGGAGGCCGAGACGGGCGAGTTCGGCGTGAAGATGAACACGATGCCGAAGCATGTGGCCACCGCGACCCTCGACACGCTCGAGTGGAATGCGACGACGCTCGAGGGCGACGTCGTCACCGCCGTGACGGCCCTCAAGGCCGACGAGAGCACGGGCACCCTCCTGATCAACGGCTCGGGCGAGCTCTTCAACACGCTGAGCGAGGCGGGGCTCATCGACGAGTACCGCTTCATGGTCTTCCCCGTCGTCGTCGGCGCGGGCAAGAAGCTCTGGGCGCGACGGGGCGAACGCGCGCTGACGCTGAGGTCGTCGGTGACCACCGAGACGGGCACGGTCGTGTCGACCTATATGCCCGCAGCGACGCCCACCCAGGCCGCCGGCCCGGCAGCCTGA
- the glgX gene encoding glycogen debranching protein GlgX, which translates to MTTSYPYPLGVTLVDGGVSVAVYSETAEAVHFCAFDEEGEEKRTWLTDRTGYVFHGFVADIGVGTRYGLRVDGPWDPARGLRHDVDKLLLDPHARAVEGGFEWGQPLFSHDFGDELTRNDENSATSMPKCVVTDASFDWSGDTRPHVPLHDTVVYEVHVKGFTKLHPDVPEEIRGTYAGLSHPAALKHLTDLGVTSVELLPTQQFVQDDTLKDKGLSNYWGYNTIGFFAPHNEYSSSGQGGQQVEEFKSMVKALHAAGLEVIMDVVYNHTAEGNHEGPTLSFKGIDNASYYRLVDGDQGHYFDTTGTGNSLNVGHPAALRLIMDSLRYWVTDMHVDGFRFDLATTLTRQDGDAEKHSAFLDLCHQDPVLNSVKLIAEPWDTAGYQVGGFPADWSEWNGKFRDDTRQYWGEGDVLGTFSQRVMGSPDVYQGDRRSPLASVNFVTAHDGFTLRDLVSYTSKHNEANGEDGRDGSDDNNSFNGGVEGPTDDAGVTEWRARQQRNLMATVLLSAGVPMILGGDEIGRTQGGNNNAYCQDNETSWFDWSAVDHDLLAFTTSLLELRRENQALRPTWFRTAPEASKLRWVEVLRADANPFEEADWQDPENRAVMFVVGREGADTFALLMNAAGNGVEFTLPLAPDLEWELALSSDPEQAVATPVSTLIVRDASFTLVRSRVA; encoded by the coding sequence ATGACAACCTCCTACCCCTACCCGCTCGGCGTGACTCTCGTGGACGGCGGCGTGAGCGTCGCGGTCTACTCCGAGACGGCCGAGGCGGTGCACTTCTGCGCCTTCGACGAGGAGGGGGAGGAGAAGCGCACGTGGCTGACCGATCGCACCGGCTACGTCTTCCACGGCTTCGTGGCCGACATCGGTGTCGGCACACGGTACGGGCTGCGCGTGGACGGGCCGTGGGATCCTGCGCGGGGTCTGCGTCACGACGTCGACAAGCTGCTGCTCGACCCGCACGCGCGCGCGGTCGAAGGCGGCTTCGAGTGGGGGCAGCCGCTGTTCTCGCACGACTTCGGCGACGAGCTGACCCGCAACGACGAGAACTCCGCCACGTCGATGCCGAAGTGCGTCGTCACCGACGCGTCGTTCGACTGGTCGGGCGACACGAGGCCGCACGTGCCGCTGCACGACACCGTCGTCTACGAGGTGCACGTCAAGGGGTTCACGAAGCTGCACCCCGACGTGCCCGAGGAGATCCGCGGGACGTACGCGGGGCTCTCGCATCCTGCCGCCCTCAAGCACCTGACCGATCTGGGCGTGACCAGCGTCGAGCTGCTGCCGACGCAGCAGTTCGTGCAGGACGACACCCTGAAAGACAAGGGGCTGTCGAACTACTGGGGTTACAACACGATCGGCTTCTTCGCGCCGCACAACGAGTACTCGTCGTCGGGGCAGGGCGGCCAGCAGGTCGAGGAGTTCAAGTCGATGGTCAAGGCGCTGCACGCCGCCGGCCTCGAAGTGATCATGGACGTCGTCTACAACCACACCGCCGAGGGCAACCACGAGGGCCCGACGCTGTCGTTCAAGGGCATCGACAACGCCTCCTACTACCGGCTCGTCGACGGTGACCAGGGCCACTACTTCGACACGACCGGCACCGGCAACAGCCTCAACGTCGGGCACCCCGCGGCCCTTCGACTGATCATGGACTCGCTGCGCTACTGGGTCACCGACATGCACGTCGACGGCTTCCGGTTCGACCTCGCGACCACGCTGACGCGACAGGACGGCGACGCCGAGAAGCACTCCGCCTTCCTCGACCTCTGCCACCAGGACCCGGTGCTGAACTCGGTCAAGCTCATCGCGGAGCCGTGGGACACCGCGGGGTACCAGGTCGGCGGCTTCCCCGCCGACTGGTCGGAGTGGAACGGGAAGTTCCGCGACGACACCCGCCAATACTGGGGCGAGGGCGACGTGCTCGGCACCTTCTCGCAGCGCGTCATGGGCAGCCCCGACGTCTATCAGGGTGACCGCCGCTCGCCGCTGGCGTCGGTCAACTTCGTGACGGCGCACGACGGCTTCACGCTGCGCGACCTCGTCTCGTACACGTCGAAGCACAACGAGGCCAACGGCGAGGACGGCCGGGACGGGTCGGACGACAACAACTCGTTCAACGGCGGCGTCGAAGGGCCGACCGACGACGCGGGCGTCACCGAGTGGCGCGCCCGACAGCAGCGCAACCTGATGGCGACGGTGCTGCTGTCGGCCGGCGTGCCGATGATCCTGGGCGGCGACGAGATCGGGCGCACCCAGGGCGGAAACAACAACGCCTACTGCCAGGACAACGAGACCTCGTGGTTCGACTGGTCTGCGGTCGACCACGATCTGCTCGCGTTCACGACGTCGCTGCTCGAGCTGCGCCGCGAGAACCAGGCGCTGCGACCGACCTGGTTCCGCACCGCCCCCGAGGCCTCGAAGCTGCGCTGGGTCGAGGTGCTGCGCGCCGACGCGAACCCGTTCGAGGAGGCCGACTGGCAGGATCCCGAAAACCGCGCCGTCATGTTCGTCGTCGGTCGCGAGGGGGCCGACACGTTCGCCCTGCTGATGAATGCGGCGGGCAACGGCGTCGAGTTCACGCTGCCGCTGGCCCCCGACCTCGAGTGGGAGCTCGCGCTGTCGAGCGACCCCGAGCAGGCCGTGGCGACCCCGGTGTCGACCCTCATCGTGCGCGACGCGTCGTTCACCCTCGTGCGTTCGCGGGTGGCCTGA
- a CDS encoding TetR/AcrR family transcriptional regulator, producing the protein MSTTKTLSTAEARRDTAIDSAVEVFARTGYLGTPVAAVAEHARISTAYVFKLFPSKESLFVAALDRCFDRIVDALEAGAHAETVDQSPTGILDAMGAAYAELIADRSLIMLQVHAQSATTVPEIAAALRAGLERVTEFASTRSGASDAAVQRFLAYGQLCHLIVTAGIDGSEGHWAEVVSAGISHPSPR; encoded by the coding sequence ATGTCCACCACGAAGACACTCTCGACCGCAGAGGCCCGGCGCGACACCGCGATCGACTCCGCCGTCGAGGTCTTCGCGCGCACCGGCTACCTCGGCACGCCCGTCGCCGCGGTGGCCGAGCACGCGCGCATCTCTACCGCCTACGTCTTCAAGCTCTTCCCGAGCAAGGAGTCGCTGTTCGTGGCGGCCCTCGACCGGTGCTTCGACCGCATCGTCGACGCCCTCGAGGCGGGGGCGCACGCCGAGACCGTCGACCAGTCGCCGACCGGCATCCTCGACGCCATGGGCGCCGCCTACGCCGAGCTGATCGCCGACCGCTCGCTGATCATGCTGCAGGTGCACGCCCAGTCGGCCACCACGGTGCCCGAGATCGCCGCCGCCCTGCGGGCCGGCCTCGAGCGGGTCACCGAGTTCGCCTCGACCCGCTCGGGCGCCTCGGATGCGGCCGTGCAGCGCTTCCTCGCCTACGGGCAGCTCTGCCACCTCATCGTCACCGCCGGCATCGACGGCAGCGAGGGCCACTGGGCCGAGGTCGTCTCGGCCGGCATCAGCCACCCGTCGCCCCGCTAG
- a CDS encoding GNAT family N-acetyltransferase, with translation MRRSTVTIRSLVEEDWRDLRAIRLEMLADTPIAFGETFDTASRRAEPEWRMRARRGHEPNQASFVAIDDATMRWAGVMAGYIPPGAGPLLVGVYVTPDFRGQDAGVADALLAAVEEWARGFGPTLELDVHEDNPRAIRFYERQGFRDTGRRLTYDLEPGGLEWRMEKRL, from the coding sequence ATGCGCCGCAGCACCGTGACCATCCGCTCGCTCGTCGAAGAGGACTGGCGCGACCTCCGCGCCATCCGCCTCGAGATGCTCGCCGACACGCCGATCGCCTTCGGCGAGACGTTCGACACCGCCTCACGACGGGCCGAGCCGGAGTGGCGCATGCGCGCTCGCCGCGGTCACGAGCCCAACCAGGCCTCGTTCGTCGCCATCGACGACGCGACGATGCGGTGGGCGGGCGTCATGGCCGGCTACATCCCGCCGGGCGCCGGCCCCCTGCTCGTCGGCGTCTACGTCACCCCCGATTTTCGAGGGCAGGATGCCGGGGTGGCCGATGCCCTGCTCGCAGCCGTCGAAGAGTGGGCGCGCGGGTTCGGCCCCACACTGGAGCTCGACGTGCACGAAGACAATCCCCGAGCCATCCGCTTCTACGAGCGACAAGGTTTTCGCGACACCGGCCGACGCCTCACCTACGACCTCGAGCCCGGCGGCCTCGAGTGGCGGATGGAGAAGCGGCTCTAG
- a CDS encoding TetR/AcrR family transcriptional regulator: MTTAADRPLRAGSAAKRSAILTAARDLFLADGFERTSVDSIAAASGGVSKRTIYDYFGDKSALLLAVVEQSVEGLLTSVKAAVDDELSDDVRTRADLEAALHAFVARVADTTLGSADYAALVGLVRSEAAHLPGLAARWTAREPEDLLAERFAHFEQAGLLHVPKPRTAADQFTALTFGLSQSETPLAIAVPGSRREEILRDGVEAFMRAYAI; this comes from the coding sequence GTGACCACCGCTGCCGATCGACCCCTGAGGGCAGGATCAGCGGCCAAGCGCTCGGCGATCCTGACGGCCGCCCGCGACCTCTTCCTCGCCGACGGCTTCGAACGCACCAGCGTCGACTCGATCGCCGCAGCCTCCGGCGGGGTCTCCAAGCGCACCATCTACGACTACTTCGGCGACAAGAGCGCCCTGCTGCTCGCCGTGGTGGAGCAGTCGGTCGAAGGGCTCCTGACATCGGTCAAGGCGGCCGTCGACGACGAGCTCTCGGATGACGTCCGCACCCGCGCCGACCTGGAGGCGGCGCTGCACGCCTTCGTGGCCCGGGTCGCGGACACCACGCTCGGCTCGGCCGACTATGCGGCGCTGGTCGGGCTCGTCCGGTCGGAGGCCGCGCACCTGCCCGGACTCGCAGCACGCTGGACGGCACGCGAGCCCGAAGACCTGCTGGCCGAGCGGTTCGCCCACTTCGAGCAGGCCGGGCTGCTGCACGTGCCGAAGCCCCGCACTGCCGCCGATCAGTTCACCGCACTGACGTTCGGGCTGTCTCAGAGCGAGACGCCGCTCGCGATCGCCGTCCCCGGCAGCCGCCGTGAGGAGATCCTGCGCGACGGCGTCGAGGCCTTCATGCGGGCGTATGCGATCTGA
- a CDS encoding MDR family MFS transporter: protein MTQTSETASAVDTSSALVSDRRLTITSVVLLLGAITSILDTTIVNVALDHLHVVFHASVASTQWISSGYLLALAGVIPITGWASEHFGARRVWTAAVAVFLLGSVLCGLSWNLPSLIGFRVLQGVGGGMVLPVTITILTRAAGPARLSKAIAAIGIPAQLGPILGPVIGGALVSSVSWRWLFFVNVPLCVAALVLAPRLLPTADGLSRAERAAHPFDLVGFVLLTPGLVGLAYGISRAGGDGGFTAFDTWGPMAAGVGLVLGFVVYSLRVRRRAPLVDVRPFRRRSFGLAGVITFVGGFSTYSAMFLLPLFYQQIRGDSTFATGLLLIPQGLGTVTYFVLNGRLKGRIEPKWIVVTGGILTMLGLVPFTMASASGHDVLQLVGQYVLGLGSGAVLMTIMTLAFADLTHAEIPRAGTAFSIVQRVGAPFGVTVIAVLLEGAVSRAGSSPAAAAAAFGQTFWWVLAFGLVPLVLGFLLPRTRR from the coding sequence ATGACTCAGACCTCAGAAACGGCATCGGCGGTCGACACGTCGTCGGCCCTCGTGAGTGATCGCCGACTCACTATCACCAGCGTCGTGCTGCTGCTCGGCGCGATCACGAGCATCCTCGACACCACGATCGTCAACGTCGCCCTCGACCACCTGCACGTCGTCTTCCACGCCTCGGTCGCATCGACGCAGTGGATCTCGAGCGGGTATCTCCTGGCGCTCGCCGGCGTCATCCCGATCACGGGCTGGGCGAGCGAGCACTTCGGGGCACGACGCGTCTGGACCGCCGCGGTCGCCGTCTTCCTTCTCGGCTCGGTGCTCTGCGGGCTGTCGTGGAACCTGCCGAGCCTCATCGGGTTCCGCGTGCTCCAGGGCGTCGGCGGCGGCATGGTGCTTCCCGTCACGATCACGATCCTGACGCGGGCAGCCGGCCCGGCGCGGCTCAGCAAGGCGATCGCCGCCATCGGCATTCCCGCCCAGCTCGGGCCGATCCTCGGCCCGGTGATCGGTGGCGCACTCGTCTCGTCGGTGAGCTGGCGCTGGCTCTTCTTCGTCAACGTGCCGCTCTGCGTGGCCGCCCTCGTGCTCGCCCCGCGCCTGCTGCCGACCGCCGACGGGCTCTCGCGTGCCGAGCGGGCGGCACACCCCTTCGACCTCGTCGGGTTCGTGCTGCTCACCCCCGGGCTCGTCGGCCTCGCCTACGGCATCAGCCGGGCCGGGGGCGACGGCGGCTTCACCGCGTTCGACACCTGGGGGCCGATGGCTGCCGGGGTCGGCCTGGTGCTCGGTTTCGTCGTCTACTCGCTGCGGGTGAGACGGCGGGCCCCGCTCGTCGACGTGCGCCCCTTCCGGCGGCGCAGCTTCGGGCTCGCGGGTGTGATCACGTTCGTCGGCGGTTTTTCGACCTACTCGGCGATGTTCCTGCTGCCGCTCTTCTATCAGCAGATCCGGGGCGACTCGACGTTCGCCACCGGCCTGCTGCTCATCCCCCAGGGGCTCGGCACGGTCACCTACTTCGTGCTGAACGGGCGGCTGAAGGGCCGCATCGAGCCGAAGTGGATCGTCGTGACCGGTGGCATCCTGACCATGCTCGGCCTCGTGCCCTTCACGATGGCCAGCGCGTCGGGGCACGACGTGCTGCAGCTCGTCGGGCAGTACGTGCTCGGCCTCGGCTCGGGTGCGGTGCTGATGACGATCATGACGCTGGCGTTCGCCGATCTGACGCACGCGGAGATCCCGCGGGCCGGCACGGCCTTCAGCATCGTGCAGCGAGTCGGGGCGCCGTTCGGCGTCACCGTGATCGCGGTCCTGCTCGAGGGGGCGGTGTCTCGCGCCGGGTCGAGCCCGGCGGCCGCCGCTGCGGCGTTCGGGCAGACGTTCTGGTGGGTGCTGGCGTTCGGGCTGGTGCCGCTAGTGCTCGGCTTCCTCCTGCCGCGGACGCGCCGCTAG
- a CDS encoding AAA family ATPase, which translates to MPVVERFRAERILQQFPAELSSGERQLVGLVCTLYRPAALIVLDEPEQRLDEARRVALAEALRERAAAGAGILIATHDAGLRLAVADAVVDLRSGHLESGEPTAGDLP; encoded by the coding sequence CTGCCGGTAGTCGAGCGGTTTCGGGCAGAGCGAATCCTTCAGCAGTTTCCGGCCGAACTCTCGTCGGGCGAACGCCAACTCGTCGGGCTGGTGTGCACGCTTTATCGCCCGGCCGCCCTGATCGTTCTCGACGAGCCAGAGCAGCGCCTCGACGAGGCGCGTCGGGTGGCGCTGGCGGAGGCGCTTCGAGAACGGGCCGCCGCGGGTGCGGGCATCCTCATCGCGACCCATGACGCGGGCCTTCGCCTGGCCGTTGCCGATGCGGTCGTGGATTTGAGGTCGGGCCATCTCGAGTCGGGCGAGCCCACCGCGGGCGACCTTCCGTGA